The window AAACTTTCTGTTTACAATTATAGAGTAATGTTTGACAGTTTCTTCTCACATAAAAAAGGTAAAGGGGTATTAAACAGCCATAAACCATTTACTCTAAAGACTTCGGACACCATTTGATAGTCCTGTTTAGTGCCATATAACTAAGTGCTGGAGATTGCTTTAAAACAACCTGCCATTATCCTGCATTGTGTCTaatttgtcttttgtttgttCTTACCTGATATGCATCCAGCTGCTCTGGAGTGAAAATGGTTTGTTTATTGCCCATTTCTGTTTCTGAATCCTGATTCTTGTCCCATTGCTCTTTCCCCTTAAGTTACCTGTACAGGAAGGCTGAATATTGAGATATGAAAAGCTGCAACAATGAGGTTCAGACAGAGCGGAGGATCAGGTAACCACCTTCCCTGCTTCATGGATTTCAGAATCATAATAGGAGCATTTCATCAAATCTTTAGTCTGAATACATAAGACTCTCATACAGCATCATTCACCTGCTTCCTGTGTGCTCTGCAGAGACTCATATTACAGCATTTAACAAACAACTAACACAATTTCTATCCCTTGTCTCTGAACTAGATAGGGGACTGTGTGGATTTTAGTTTTATGTTTCTAGCAAGTAAATTCACATACCTAATGACTGCTAGGAACTCTCTTTCTTCCTTCAACATTCAGCAACTCACTCTAAAAAAGAATCACAGTGAGTatggtttttcatagattcatagattctagaactggaagggacctcgagaggtcatcgagtccagtcccctgcccacatggcaggaccaaatactgtctagaccatccctgatagacatttatctaacctactcttaaatatctccagagatggagattccacaacctccctaggcaatttattccagtgtttaaccaccctgacagttaggaactttttcctaatgtccaacctagacctcccttgctgcagtttaagcccattgcttcttgttctatcctgaGAGGCTAAGGTGaaaaagttttctccctccttcttatggcacccttttagatacctgaaaactgctatcatgtcccctctcagtcttctcttttccaaactaaacaaacccaattctttcagccttccttcttaggtcatgttctcaagacctttaatcattcttgttgctcttctctggaccctttccaatttctccacatctttcttgaaatgtggtgcccagaactggacacaatactccagctgaggcctaaccagagcagcgTAGAGTGGAAGAAcgacttttcgtgtcttgctcacaacacacctgttaatacatcccagaatcatgttagctttttttgcaacagcatcacactgttgactcatatttagcttgtggtccactataacccctagatccctttctgccgtactccttcctagacagtctcttcccattctgtatgtgtgaaactgattttttcttcctaagtagagcactttgcatttgtctttgttaaacttcatcctgcttaactcagaccatttctccaatttgtccagatcattttgaattatgaccctgttgcaatccctcccagtttggtatcatccgcaaacttaataagtgtactttctatgccaatatctaagccgttaatgaagatattgaacagaggcagtcccaaaacagacccctgtggaaccccacttgttatgcctttccagcaggattgggaaccattaataacaactctctgagtacagttatccagccagttatgcacccatcttatagtagccccatctaaattgtatttgcctagtttatcgataagaatatcatgcgagaccatatcaaatgcctcactaaagtctaagtatatcacatccaccgcttctcccttatcctcaagactcgttatcctatcaaagaaagctatcagattggtttgacatgatttgttctttacaaatccatgctggctgttccctatcaccttaccaccttccaagtgtttgcagattatttccttaattacttgctccattatcttccctggcacagaagttaaactaactggtctgtagtttcctgggttgtttttatttccctttttatagatgggcactatatttgcccttttccagtcttctggaatctctcccgtctcccatgatttcccaaagataatagctagaggctcagatacctcctctattagctccttgagtattctaggatgcatttcatcaggccctggtgacttgcaggcatctaacttttctaagtgatttttaacttgttctttttttattttatctgctaaacctacccccttcccattagcattcactatgttaggcattccttcagacttctcagtgaagactgaaacaaagaagtcattaagcatctctgccatttccaagtttcctgttactgtttctccctcctcactgagcagtgggcctaccctgtccttggtcttcctcttgcttctaatgtattgataaaaagtattcttgtttccctttattcctatAGCTAGtctgagctcattttgtgcctttgcctttctaatcttgcccctgcattcctgtgttgtttgcctatattcatcctttgtaatctgtgcTAGTTTCCATTGTTTATATGACTTTTTATTGGTCCCGAGTCCTTTTCTTGATGTTCATTATAATACACATTCTGCACCATATGCTAATATTATACTGTATTTTTGACTGTGTACAGCAGCAATACTatactcaatctctctctctctctcttttttttttaacatccatCCCGTGCCAATGTTGGCACACAATGCAGAAACCATTCCTCTGTCATTTACTGCTGTTTCTTTCCATTTGCTCTATGGTATTGAGATTGACTATTCTGCCCTCATTGCTAAGGTTTCTCTTCTGTGTCCTCATTTCTCACACCAGTTGGTTTCCAGTTGACACCTTCATGTGTTAGTCTGTTTTGGATTCCAGTCTGAATCTGGATTACATGATCCAAAAATGCCAAGTGCCCACTTCTCATTCTAGTGGAAATGACTGACATCTCTACATAATTAGTGTCTTTCAGTTGAGGtactgccaacctcaagcattcaacggtcatgagtcaggccccaaaaatcatgaggttttttttgggggggaggaatgtTTGGCAGAGGCACTGGAataatgtgtatagtgggggcactgagagccattgaaccaaactgtaaaccctgtatataatggaaaccacttaaagtcgggggtgctgcagcaccccctgcactcctagtttcagcacctatgaaGTTTTGGGGTTTTCTTATTTGcctttggtttctgagcctttagggttcgtttgcttcatgttttcaagcttttttcctgCAACCATCAGGGCTAGACACTTACGTGTcttaaaaataatcaaagctgagattttcacgtTACCTCCTGATTCCAacagctgggactttaagaaaaacaccaaatattattAAACTTGTAATAAAATTGTGAGAGGTGACAACTGTCAGGACAAAACGAAAAGATGGCGCTTCAGTTTCTGCTTGGCTCTAACAGACAAACAAAATGAGGGCAACGAAAGCCAAGGCAGCCAGTATGTTAGTGTCAAAGCCGAATGATTTCGATGCTAGAACAGCCCTGCGTGGGTAAGGAgacaaaagtgattttaaaccAGAAGAAACAGATCCTCTCCACCAGCGCCCTAGCTCTCACCGCTCCCTCCCGCGCTATGCTGTTGTGTGGGCGCCAGCCCGTGGGGGTCGCCGTCCGAGCGccttcccctttccccagccGGGCTCAGTGAGGCCAGGCTCCAGAGGGGAGGCCAGGGAGGGGTTGGTTTTTCCTCCTTTGTGCACTGCAGAAAGCTCCGCTTGGGGTGAGGTTTTTCCCGGGGCCGGGGAGTTGTTGGGATGGTCACGGTGCTTACAGTGGAAAAGCTACCCGTGCACTACACAACACTCCTAGGGTCATCCCGCGGGGAGGCCCCGTCCCGCTCAggggcggcggctgctgctgacAGCAAAACAAGAGCCCTCACGCCCGGCTCGGCCCCCGGCTCCCAATCCCTGCCCGGCTcacggggcggggggcggggtcAGCCCCAGCCCATTGCCgcgagggaagaggcggggcctgtGCGACTCGCGGGCAGGAGCCCTAGCTCCACCCTTAAGCTGTTGCCCCGCCCACCGGGCCCGTTCCGCGGTGTGTAACCCGGAAGCGCTCGGGCGCCTGGCCTAGGCCCTGGCGCGGGATGGCGGATTATGAGAGTGTCCAGCGCGCGCCGCTGCGGCTGAAGGGGAGCGGTGCGACCCCGGCGCTTGGGAAGCGGTGAGCTGCTTGGGTTTGTCAGTGGGGCTCCCGGCCTCTGGTGGGGGGGTGGTTCACTGTCGGGTGGGCTCCCGGCCTCTGGGGTGGTTCACTGTCGGGTGGGCTCCCGGcctctggtgggggtgggggggtggttcACTGTCGGGTGGGCTCCCTTGGCCTCTTCTCTGAAGCTGCCTGGTCTGTTTTGCTccaggaagaagaagaaggcGGCTAAGGACAAAAGCAAAATCCTGGAGCAGATCGTGAGCAGTAAGAAgcaagaggaggagaagaagcgGGCTCTGGACAAGCGGACCCCTGCACAGCTTGCCTATGAGAAGATGCAAGAGAAAAGGGTATGGGGCCAGCTCCTTctgagcagtgctggggggcgggcaggggtGGGAGAGTAATGGTTAAGGTGTGTTTGGCCTAAGTGCAACTTGCTTTTACTTTAGACTTGCCTAAAGGATATTTCTGTAGCTTGCCCCAAGGCGAAGGTCAAATCTAAGTTGTGAAATGCAGACTCAGTGTGTTATGTTCACACATGCAAAAAATGAAGTATCACAGCACTGTGTTTCTATGTTCAATTTTTAGCAAATGGAAAGAATACTGAAGAAAGCCTCCAAAACACATAAACAAAGAGTTGAAGTAAGCaatgttccctttaattttttacattcatgTGTGGA is drawn from Trachemys scripta elegans isolate TJP31775 chromosome 22, CAS_Tse_1.0, whole genome shotgun sequence and contains these coding sequences:
- the FAM32A gene encoding protein FAM32A isoform X1; the encoded protein is MADYESVQRAPLRLKGSGATPALGKRKKKKAAKDKSKILEQIVSSKKQEEEKKRALDKRTPAQLAYEKMQEKRQMERILKKASKTHKQRVEDFNRHLDALTEHYDIPKVSWTK
- the FAM32A gene encoding protein FAM32A isoform X2, giving the protein MADYESVQRAPLRLKGSGATPALGKRKKKKAAKDKSKILEQIVSSKKQEEEKKRALDKRTPAQLAYEKMQEKRQMERILKKASKTHKQRVEIWTLFSFLKI